The genomic window ATCGGTCGTGGACGCCGCGACGTCCACCGCCACCGCCGTCCTCGACGCCGAAGGCGTGGCGAGGTACCACTTCGACGTCAGCTGGAGTCTGCCACCGGTGGCGACCGACCCGGCCGCCACCGGCCAGGTCGCGCATCTGCACACCGGGTCGATCGCGGCGCTTCTTTCCCCCGGCGCCGAGCAGGTGGTCGCGGCCGTACGGGCGGTGCGCCCGGGCGTCACCGTCTCCTACGACCCGAACCTGCGCTCCGCGCTCCTGGGCCCCGCGGCGCGGGAACGGCCGCGGGTCGAGGAACTCGTGGCCCTCAGCGACGTGGTGAAGGCCGGCGACGAGGACCTCGGCTGGCTCTACCCCGGCCACGACCCCGGCGCGGTGGCCGCACGGTGGGCGCGCAGCGGCCCCTCACTCGTGGTGCTGACCCTCGGGGCCGGCGGCGCACGGGCCTTCTGGCGGCACGGTGGCCACCGGGTCCGGCCGGTGCCGGTCAAGGTGGCGGACACGGTCGGCGCCGGCGACGCCTTCATGGCCGGCCTGCTCAGCGGGTTGCTGCGGGCCGGGCTGCTGGGCGGCGCCCGGGGGGAGCGGGTGCCCGCCCGCGACGAGCTGCGGGCCGCCACCGGCGCGCGGCGGCTGCCCGCTCCGGTGGTCGAGTCGCTCGCCCTGGCAGCCCGTACCGCGGCCCTCACCTGCACCCGCCCGGGCGCCGACCCGCCGCGCCGTGCCGAGCTCCTGGACTGATCGCCGAAACGCGTCTCGACGTCGGGCGCGCGTCTGCGGGTGCTGGCGCGGCGGCATCCCCGTAACGTCGCTGTGAGGAGTGGTGGCATCGGTGGGACGCAGGGACAGGGAGAGGCGAGGAACATGACGATCGGCGAGCCCGCGCGACGTGACGTGCCGAACGCCGGATTCGTCCGGCGGTGGCAGCAGGCGGTGGACACCCACCTGCCGCCGACCAAGCGCTCGCTGCTGGTGACCTGGGTCTCCTTCGGCGCGACCTTCGGCACGACACGGCTGATCACGCACGGCATCCGGGGCGGCTGGCTGCCCTGGGGGAACGTCTCGGCGGGCGGCAGGCACCTGCACCACTACAACTTCGGCATCGCCGCGCTGGCCGGCGTGGGACTGGTCGCGGTGCGGGGCGACCGGCAAGCCGTCGGGCATCCCGCGGTCGCCGCCGGCTACGGGGCCGGCACGGCGCTGATCGCCGACGAGTTCGCCCTGCTGCTCGACCTGCAGGACGTGTACTGGGCGAAGGAGGGCCGGGTCAGCGTGGACGTGGCCTTCGGGGTCCTGGCGGCGCTCGGTACCTACCTGACCGCCGTGCCGTTCTGGCACGAGGTCGTCCGGATCACCCACCAGAGCGCCCTGCGGCGGCTGGGCGTCCGGTGACAAGCCGTGAAGGCCGGGCACCGGGCGGGCGGTCGGTGAACGAGCGACGGCGCTGCCCCGGTGCGCGGTCCTGAGGCCCGCCCGCCTCAGGCCGGGCGCTCGGCGTCGAGGCGCATCTGCTCGCGCCGCGTCTCCTCGGTGATCTCCAGGCGCCGCACCTGAGCCTCGATCTCGGCCTTGCGCACCTCGGCACGGGCCTCGATCTTCGCCTTCGCGACCACGCTCACCGCGGTCGCCGCCGCACCGAGCCCGGTCGCGATCTCCGTCAGACTTACGGGCAGGGCGCCCATGGGGCCGGGGACTGCTCCCGGTCCGGGACGGGTGGGCTGACAGGCCGGGGACGGGGCGTCGGTCCCGCTCGTCAGGTCGACGACGGCGCCGGCGCCGTCCGGGGAACCCTCGTCGACCAGGTCGAGAGGCTGCTCGTCGGAGGCGGGGCCCTGGTGCGGATCGGCTGACATGGCGTCAGTGTATCGGTGGGTGTGCCGTGCCGGCCGTCGCGTGCAGCCCACCAGCTGTGCCCCGGGCAAGGGCCGTCGCCCGGGGGCGTGCTAGGGTCGGCGGCGCTGGATGGAATGCGCGAAAAATTCGCTCCTGAATGGTGTTTCTGAGCGGCGCCCCACGTGGTGTTCGTCCCTCGTCGAGGGACCCGGTGCTTCCTTCGTTGTCATGAGCGAAGGCAGAGGACTGTGCACTTTCCGTATCGTGTGATCATCATTGGCGCTGGGCTGGGTGGACTCGCGCTGGCCCACGGCCTGCGCAAGCAGGGCATCGACGTCGCCGTCTACGAACGCGACGCCCACCCCGGGGCCCGTCCCCAGGGCTACCGCATCCAGCTCGACGAACCCGGCCTGACCGGTCTGCGGGAGTGCCTGCCCGCCGCGCTCTTCGAGCTCTGCCTGTCGACCGCCGGCGCGCCCCCGGCGCGGGTCTCGGTCCGCAACCGCCGGCTGGACGTCCTGGCGGACAAGGCCGCGGCGCACAGCTCCGCCGCTGCCGACGTGTCGGGCCCGCGCGCCTTCAACCGCCCGACGCTGCGTCAGATCATGCTCCTGGGACTCGACGGCCAGGTGCACTACGGCGCGCGACTGGTGGGCTACGGGCACGACGCCGACGGCAGGGTCACCGCGCGCTTCGCCGACGGCCGGACCGCCACCGCCGACCTGCTGATCGGCGCCGACGGCGTCAACTCGGCCGTACGCGGGCTCCTGCTGCCCGGGGCCCGGGTCGAGGACGCCGGGCTGCGGCTGGTCTACGGCAGGATCCCGCTCGACGGAAGCACCCGGGCACAGCTGCCCTCCTGGGTCTTCGAGAGCATCTTCACCGTCGTCACCGGCGGCCCGGGCCAGCCGCACCTGGGCCTGGGCCCGGTGGAGTTCGGCCGCCGACCCGAGGAGGCGGGCCGGGCGCTGACCCCGCCCGTGGACCTGTCCCCGGTCGGCGACTACGTCGCCTGCCTGGTCGGCGCTCCGGCCGACCACCCCGCGATGCCCCCCTTCGCGGAGCTGCGCACCCTCGCTCCGGCCGCGCTGCGCGACCTCGCGCTGCGGTGGACGGGTGAGGGCTGGCACGAGGATGTCCACGGCCTGCTGGCGCACTGGGACACCGACTCGCTCTTCCCGTTGCGGATCTCCACCGCCGCCCCCGTGCCGCACTGGCAGCCCGGGCCGGTGACGCTGATCGGTGACGCGATCCACGCGATGAGCCCGGTCCTGGCGATGGGCGCCAACACCGCCGTCCGCGACGCCGGCGAGCTCACCCGGGCGCTGGCCGAGGCGGCGGGCAGGGGCGAGCCGTTCGTGCGGGCCGTCGGCCGGTACGAGAACCGGATGCGGGAGTACGCCTCCCGGATCGTGGCCGACTCCCGGCAGACGGGGCAGCAGCGGGTCGGTCAGCGGTAGCGCTCATCCTGGGGACCGGGCGCGGCGCCGCTTACCGGCTCCGGCGAGCCCTGGCTATCCACTGACGCTCTCGCACCGCGGCGATTTCCGGATAGCGCCCGTGCCGGTCCTTCGATCATCCTTGCCAGGGACACGGCACCGGCTGACGGTGCGTCTGCTGGGGCCGTCCGCCTCCCGGGGCGGACGGGCCCTTCGCGCGCGCCTTCGTCGGTCGGCGTCCGTACCTTTCACCCGCCGTGGCCCCGTGGGGCATCGGCATGAAGACGAGTGGAGAGACCATGTTCGGCGGAACGGCCAAGTTCATCGTTGCCGCGGCGATCGCCGCAGGAGTCGTGGCACCGGCGGGTGCGTCCATCCAGCAGGCTGCGGGCGGGGTCGTGCACCGGGTCGCCCACATGTCCCTGGACCCGGACGACAACAGCTGGAGCGCGCCCGCGCCGCAGCAAGTGGTGCCCGACGCAAGCGGGTCGGCCGGTCCCACGGGGGGCGTTGCCCAGGCGGCCGGTGACGGCAGCTGGGCGTAGCAGCTGGGCTGGGGAGGGCTGGGCCGGGGCTTCCCGGGTGCGCGGTGCGAGGGCGGACGGGGACGTTCAACCACCCAGAATCTCCGCCGCGGGTCGTCGCGGGTCGTAGCCGGCCCAGCCCGGGTCCCCGCTGCGGGCGAAGGCGGTCCAGGCGCCGTGGATGTGGGCTGCGAGTCCGGTCGGGGCGGGGCCTGGGCCGAGCAGGCGGGTGTCGGCGTGGAGCCAGGGCTGGTGGGCGTGGTCGAACACGAAGGGCAGTTCGACGGTGTGGGCGGCGCCGAGTCGTCGGCCGAGGGCTGTGGAGCGGTACGCGAACGAGTAGAGGTGCGTGCGGCCGCCCGAGATCCGCGCGTGGGCCCGGGCCATGCGCGCCGTGCCGGTCTCGAACAGGGCAGCTCCGAGCAGGGCCGAGCGCAGTTCGCCCGGCGTGTCGTCGGGCCTGGCGGTGCGGAGGGCGGCGAGGGCGGTGTGCGGGTGGGTGTGCAGCCGGGTGGCGAGGGTGAGCAGGTCGGCTTCGGTGGTGGACTCCAGGGCGTCCTGCGGCACGAGGTAGAGGTGTCCCTCCTGGGTGTTGGTGCCGATGAGCAGGTCGACGTCGCGGGCCGGGCCCTGGGCGAGGGCGTCGGCGGGCTGGACGGGCAGCACCAGGCTGAACGGGCTGAGCCCGGCCAGCGGGTCGGTGGCGGTGGCGGTGTGCAGGTCGAGGCCGGCCAGGGCGGGCAGGATCGCCAGGAAGCGCTCGTCGGGGATCGGGGCGAACGCCTCAGCGGTAGGTTCGATGCCCAGGGCCGCGGCGGCCCGGGTGGTGACGCGTCGGGCCTGTTCCGGGGTGAACGCGCCGGTGCCGTTGCCGCTCTGGATGATCGCCCGCTGGAACAGGCCGGCTGCCTGTGGTGCGGCGAGGAGTGCGCCGGTGAGGGTGGCGCCCGCGGACTGGCCGAAGACGGTGACGTTGCCGGGGTCGCCGCCGAAGGCCGCGATCGTGTCGCGCACCCAGCCGAGTGCGGCGAGCACGTCGAGCAGCCCGCGGTTGGCGGGGGCACCGGGCAGATCGAGGAAACCGGGAATGCCGAGGCGGTAGTTGACCGTGACGAGGACGATGCCGTCGCGGGCGAAGGCGCTGCCGTCGTAGAGCCTGGCGCGGTTCGAGCCGGTGACGAAGCCGCCGCCGTGCACGAAGACCATGACGGGGCGCCGGGCGTCGTCGGCGGCGGGCGTGTGGACATCGACGCTCAGGTACTCCGCGCCGGGCACCCAGCCCGGTCCGAAGTAGGGGGTCATGTCGAGCCGGCCGAAGCTGCGGGCCGGTTGGGGAGCGGTGGGGGAGGGCCGGGTGGCGTCGCGGACACCGGACCAGCCCGGGTGCGGTGCGGGCGGGGCGAAGCGGCCGGCGCCGGTGGGTGGCGCGGCGTACGGGATCGCGCGGTAGCGCTCGCCGGTTGCGTCACGCAGGCCGCGCACGGCGCCCGCCGGGGTTTCGACGACTGGAACTGCCTGTCGGGGCACGGGAGATACTTCCTTTCGGGAGGGTCGTCACAGGGGTCGTCAAAGGGCCGTCGGAGAGGTCAGGAGAGGTCAGGAGAGGTCAGGAGAGGCGCGAGAATCCCGCCCACTGCTTGATCGTGAACGTCGACCCGCTGCGTGCGACCCGCGCGGCACCCTGGCCGCCGAAGTGCGCGGGGAAGACGAGCGCGTTGGTCTCGGCGGCGCGGGCGAGCAGTCTGTGCCGGGTGGCGCGGGAGGCCGCCGGGTCCTCGCAGAAGCAGGAGTTGGTCTGCGGATGCGTGATCTGCAGGGCGGTGTGCATCAGGTCCCCGACGAACAGGGCGTGTTCGCCGCCGGACTCCAGGGTGAGTACGGACGAGCCGGGGGTGTGCCCGGGTGCGAGATCCAGGCGCAGGTTCTGGTCGATCCGGTACGTGCCCTCCCACAGGTGGGTCAGTCCCGCCTGGTGGACGGGTGCGACGCTGTCCTCGAAGACGTTCTGGTTCCCGCGGCCGAGTACGGTCGTGGTCTCGTTGGCCGGATCCCAGAACTCGAAGTCCCGGCGGGTCATCAGGTAGCTGGCGTTCGGGAAGGTCGGCGCCCAGGTCCGGTCCTGGAGGCGGGTGTTCCAGCCGACGTGGTCGATGTGCAGGTGGGTGTTGACCACGATGTCGATGTCCTCGGGCCGCACCCCGGCGGCGGCGAGGTTGTCGAGGTAGTCCGTCTCCAGGCGGTTCCACACCGGCGCGTAGGGCCGGTCCTTGTGGTTGCCCACGCCGGTGTCGACGAGGATCGTGCGTCCCTGGCTGCGCAGCAGCCAGGACTGGATCGCGGTCTGGCACTCGTTCGTCCGCGGGTTCCAGAAGTCGGGTGCCAGCCAGTGGCGTTGCTCCTGCCACGCGCCGTCCGGGCTGTCCGGGAAGAACCCCTCCGGGGGCAGCTGGGACGAGCCGTAGAACTCCTTGATGCGGGTGACGGTGACCTCGCCGAGGGTGATCTGCTCCGGGTGCTGTTCCATGGGGTCCCTCCAGGGCCTCGTGGGGTGGGTGGCCGACTGGGACCGAGCCTGGACGCCTGCCGGGGCGTGGGCCACTCCCGGGCTGTCCTACCCCTGGCAGGGTGTGGCTGGGAGAGCACCGGGCACCGAATACTGGGGTGATGAACGGACCCGGCCCGCTCGGCGCCTTCCTCCAAGCCCGACGAACGCAACTGCGGCCCGAGGACGTCGGCCTGCGCGACCTCGGGCCCCGCAGGCGGGTGGCGGGGCTGCGGCGCGAGGAACTGGCCCAGCTGGCGGGCGTCAGCGTCTCCTACTACGCCCGCCTCGAACAGGGCCTGTCCCGCGGGGCATCGGCCGAGGTGCTCGACGCGATCGCCCGCGCCCTGCTGCTCGACAGCCACGAGCGCGAGCACCTGGAGCGGCTCGCCGTCGCCGCCCGCCACGCGCCCCGGGTGCGCCGCCCGCGGCCCGAGAAGCTCGCCGACGAGACCCGCGACCTCCTGCGCGCCCTCGACGGCGTCCCGGCGCTCGTGCTGGGCCGGCGCACCGACGTGCTGGCCTGGAACACCCTCGGGCACGCCCTGCTCGCCGGTCACCTGGACGTCCTCGCCCCGGACGACCCGGCGCGGCGCCCCAACATGAGCCGGATGCTGTTCCTGGACCCGCACGGCCAGGAGCTGTACGCGGACTGGAAGAGCAAGGTGCGCGCGGTGGTCGGCAACCTGCGCCTGGCCGTCGGCAGGCACCCGCAGGACCCGCTGCTCGCGCAGCTGATCGGCGAACTCACGATGAGCAGCCCGCAGTTCCTCGCCCTGTGGCGCGACCACCGGGTGGCGCCGTGCGAGGCCGCCTCCTACGAGCTGCACCATCCCGTCGTCGGCACGGTGACGGTCACCCAGCAGACGCTCTCGATCGCCCGTTCACCCGACCAGCTGCTCATCGTCTGCACGACCCCCGCCGGCTCCTCCTCCGAGCAGGCCCTGGCGCTCCTTGCCCAGGCGTGCGCCACCCGGACTGTTGTGGCGCAGGACATGCGAAGTGATCGCCCGGGCGGGTGAGGCGCAACTCCCTTCAGCCCGGCGGAAGAGAGCGAAGAGTCCAGATTTCCCCTGTCCGAAGTTGACCGTACACGGCTAATGTCCTCGCAGCAGGCCGGGCCGGACACCGACGTCCTGCTCAGCTGCGGGATTCACGGTGCCCGCCGCACCCGGCGAGATCCGCAGGTCCGGTCGAGCTTCATCGAGAGAGGGAATGTGCCTGTGATGCCACAGCGTTCGATCCGCCGCCTTCTGCTACCTGCCCTCGCGAGCCTGCTGTTCGCGGCCTTCGCCGGCAGTGCCGCATCCGCCGACCCGGCCGCCGCGGGTGCCGGAGGCAGCCTCACCCCCGGCGCCGGCGCCCCGGCCGACCCCAGCACGCCGCCCGTCCTCTCGGACGGCTTCG from Kitasatospora sp. NBC_01250 includes these protein-coding regions:
- a CDS encoding carbohydrate kinase family protein, whose amino-acid sequence is MSTRAPLPRAEPSALVIGEALIDILAAPDGRRRAVPGGSPANVALGLARLGHPVRLATRVGGDEYGRMLRRHLGESGVRLTDGSVVDAATSTATAVLDAEGVARYHFDVSWSLPPVATDPAATGQVAHLHTGSIAALLSPGAEQVVAAVRAVRPGVTVSYDPNLRSALLGPAARERPRVEELVALSDVVKAGDEDLGWLYPGHDPGAVAARWARSGPSLVVLTLGAGGARAFWRHGGHRVRPVPVKVADTVGAGDAFMAGLLSGLLRAGLLGGARGERVPARDELRAATGARRLPAPVVESLALAARTAALTCTRPGADPPRRAELLD
- a CDS encoding FAD-dependent oxidoreductase encodes the protein MIIIGAGLGGLALAHGLRKQGIDVAVYERDAHPGARPQGYRIQLDEPGLTGLRECLPAALFELCLSTAGAPPARVSVRNRRLDVLADKAAAHSSAAADVSGPRAFNRPTLRQIMLLGLDGQVHYGARLVGYGHDADGRVTARFADGRTATADLLIGADGVNSAVRGLLLPGARVEDAGLRLVYGRIPLDGSTRAQLPSWVFESIFTVVTGGPGQPHLGLGPVEFGRRPEEAGRALTPPVDLSPVGDYVACLVGAPADHPAMPPFAELRTLAPAALRDLALRWTGEGWHEDVHGLLAHWDTDSLFPLRISTAAPVPHWQPGPVTLIGDAIHAMSPVLAMGANTAVRDAGELTRALAEAAGRGEPFVRAVGRYENRMREYASRIVADSRQTGQQRVGQR
- a CDS encoding carboxylesterase/lipase family protein; its protein translation is MPRQAVPVVETPAGAVRGLRDATGERYRAIPYAAPPTGAGRFAPPAPHPGWSGVRDATRPSPTAPQPARSFGRLDMTPYFGPGWVPGAEYLSVDVHTPAADDARRPVMVFVHGGGFVTGSNRARLYDGSAFARDGIVLVTVNYRLGIPGFLDLPGAPANRGLLDVLAALGWVRDTIAAFGGDPGNVTVFGQSAGATLTGALLAAPQAAGLFQRAIIQSGNGTGAFTPEQARRVTTRAAAALGIEPTAEAFAPIPDERFLAILPALAGLDLHTATATDPLAGLSPFSLVLPVQPADALAQGPARDVDLLIGTNTQEGHLYLVPQDALESTTEADLLTLATRLHTHPHTALAALRTARPDDTPGELRSALLGAALFETGTARMARAHARISGGRTHLYSFAYRSTALGRRLGAAHTVELPFVFDHAHQPWLHADTRLLGPGPAPTGLAAHIHGAWTAFARSGDPGWAGYDPRRPAAEILGG
- a CDS encoding MBL fold metallo-hydrolase; translated protein: MEQHPEQITLGEVTVTRIKEFYGSSQLPPEGFFPDSPDGAWQEQRHWLAPDFWNPRTNECQTAIQSWLLRSQGRTILVDTGVGNHKDRPYAPVWNRLETDYLDNLAAAGVRPEDIDIVVNTHLHIDHVGWNTRLQDRTWAPTFPNASYLMTRRDFEFWDPANETTTVLGRGNQNVFEDSVAPVHQAGLTHLWEGTYRIDQNLRLDLAPGHTPGSSVLTLESGGEHALFVGDLMHTALQITHPQTNSCFCEDPAASRATRHRLLARAAETNALVFPAHFGGQGAARVARSGSTFTIKQWAGFSRLS
- a CDS encoding helix-turn-helix domain-containing protein, translating into MNGPGPLGAFLQARRTQLRPEDVGLRDLGPRRRVAGLRREELAQLAGVSVSYYARLEQGLSRGASAEVLDAIARALLLDSHEREHLERLAVAARHAPRVRRPRPEKLADETRDLLRALDGVPALVLGRRTDVLAWNTLGHALLAGHLDVLAPDDPARRPNMSRMLFLDPHGQELYADWKSKVRAVVGNLRLAVGRHPQDPLLAQLIGELTMSSPQFLALWRDHRVAPCEAASYELHHPVVGTVTVTQQTLSIARSPDQLLIVCTTPAGSSSEQALALLAQACATRTVVAQDMRSDRPGG